In the Desulfobulbaceae bacterium genome, one interval contains:
- the tilS gene encoding tRNA lysidine(34) synthetase TilS has product MHPLEKAILTFCLKNRLFNQRDHLVIGVSGGADSMALLHLLATLAPDLGITMIVGHADHGLRPDAADTEANMVRQASTSLGLDCHVSQLNVSPYARNNGISTEEAARNLRYSFFDTLSKDTGANKIVVAHTADDQSEEILLRLIRGTGRKGLSGMALLRDGRVVRPLLTIEKNRLIQYLNDKGIPFATDASNTDRRYLRNRIRLDLLPYLATFNPNISQTLRQTAAILQEEDTLLDTMAQDWYCRLVSENTLAELPSAIIKRTDFNTLPIAIARRILEKMLIHMHTKPRYKHIESLMALASQGSGQIHLSHGLRAIASTNALQLFYPWGKKSCRAPLVNTGCSFSLRIEGPGRYTIAETGARILVESLSQRTNSDSIKNDPADFFDAAKISFPLTIRNQLPNDKLCPLGGNSNNTKKVSAILSAKKIPHQQRHTVPIATCNNQIIAILGFCIDDHVKITDSTTTLLKITVITTERNSALPLAR; this is encoded by the coding sequence ATGCACCCCCTTGAGAAAGCGATCCTAACCTTCTGTCTGAAAAACAGGTTGTTCAACCAGCGTGACCATCTTGTAATTGGTGTCTCAGGAGGGGCTGACTCAATGGCCTTACTCCACCTGCTGGCCACACTCGCCCCAGATCTTGGCATCACCATGATCGTAGGCCATGCCGATCACGGCTTACGACCAGATGCGGCTGACACAGAAGCAAATATGGTCCGACAAGCGTCAACATCGTTAGGCCTTGACTGCCACGTCTCTCAGCTTAACGTCTCACCATATGCCAGAAATAATGGCATCTCAACTGAAGAAGCTGCCCGCAACCTCCGCTACTCATTTTTTGACACGCTCTCTAAGGATACAGGCGCCAACAAAATTGTAGTAGCCCACACCGCCGATGACCAGTCAGAAGAAATCCTTCTACGATTGATTCGGGGCACAGGACGGAAAGGCTTGTCGGGGATGGCACTCCTTCGTGACGGCAGAGTGGTCAGACCTCTGCTTACAATCGAAAAAAATCGCCTCATCCAATACCTTAATGATAAAGGGATTCCCTTTGCCACTGATGCTTCAAACACTGATCGGCGCTATCTCCGCAACCGGATTCGCTTAGACCTTCTGCCCTATCTTGCCACCTTCAATCCCAATATCTCCCAGACCTTACGACAGACAGCGGCCATTCTTCAGGAGGAAGACACCCTTTTAGACACAATGGCACAAGACTGGTATTGCCGTCTCGTTAGCGAGAATACTTTAGCTGAGTTGCCAAGCGCTATTATTAAACGCACCGACTTCAATACACTTCCGATAGCCATTGCTCGCCGCATACTTGAAAAGATGCTGATTCATATGCACACAAAACCCCGATACAAGCATATCGAAAGCCTGATGGCGCTTGCATCACAAGGCAGCGGCCAAATCCACCTAAGCCATGGCTTACGAGCCATCGCTTCGACAAACGCTTTACAACTTTTCTACCCGTGGGGAAAAAAATCCTGCCGTGCACCATTAGTTAACACAGGATGTTCATTCTCCCTCCGTATCGAAGGTCCGGGTCGATATACGATTGCTGAAACCGGGGCAAGGATTCTCGTTGAATCACTGTCACAGCGAACAAATAGTGATTCAATAAAAAACGATCCCGCCGACTTTTTCGATGCGGCAAAGATCTCGTTTCCACTTACTATCCGGAATCAGCTTCCCAACGACAAACTCTGCCCCCTCGGAGGAAATTCCAATAACACCAAGAAAGTCTCGGCGATTTTAAGCGCAAAAAAAATCCCCCATCAACAAAGACACACCGTCCCCATAGCCACCTGTAATAATCAGATTATCGCCATCCTGGGATTCTGTATTGATGATCATGTCAAAATAACAGACTCCACCACCACCCTACTAAAAATCACAGTAATCACCACAGAAAGGAATTCTGCTCTTCCGCTGGCGAGATGA